In the Zingiber officinale cultivar Zhangliang chromosome 5A, Zo_v1.1, whole genome shotgun sequence genome, GTAGATCATGTTATTCCAACCACACTGTTTCATATGATTTGTCAATCCACATATTATAACAACTCACATAGGGGCCCATGTGTTACTAGCCAATCGGAATGGCTAGGTTGAAGAGTTTGTCAATGGGACTGATCGAAGAGGAGCTTAATAGACGACTGTTCTATTCGGACGGAATGAGTGTCGGCTCTTAAGAGGGTCGAACGGAGATAATGATCCATATCTCAACAATCTATTGACCTCAGGCAAAAGTTTAATTCGTGGAAGGAGCTCAAAATCTCTTCTCTGCGCATGTAAACAAAAGATAGTAAGTCCTGAGCACCACGTCCACTTTAGTGCCCTTCTACCGAACACCGTTTAACTCTCATAGGAAAAGCAGCGTGCATCCAAGGTGATTAATAAATCTCATTTAATTTCGACAAACTAGTCATTCCAAACTGTACATCCTTggtaaaatacaaaataaaacaaaaaaaacattaaagtgtttatgaaaattgagttttaatctGTGGCTATGTGATCAGTTTCGTTCTGATCTTATTAATTTAATAGAATAATTTTGTTTTGCTTCCGCCTCTTCTTTTCCGCATCTCTGAGTCCACGTCTTCTAAATCCTTCGGGCACCACAAGTCTGGTCGCCATTCGTCCATACTACCTCTTCAGATTCCACAAAATCCAGAAACGTTTTTTTCCACAGGCatcgtttctttttcttcttctttagaaGCATTATCAGCTTTCTCCTTTCTTTTTTTGGTGCGAAGGAGCTTGATGAGCCCTTGGAATGCTACATCAGCCTCTTCGCTCCTCATGAGCTCCCCAGCAACCTCCGCCGGTGAGATCTCCACCTCCCGGATCAGCGCTTCGATCTCGGGGAAGAGCGGGTGATCATCGACCGACTGGTAGTTCGAAGCCAGGATTCGGAAGCCGCAGGGCGTGCAATAGCCCATGTGGATGTGCATGTCCATCCGTCCCGGACGAAGCAACGCCGGGTCCAGTCGATCCTTGTAGTTGGTGGTAAAGACGATGATCCTTTCGTCGGCGGCGCTCGACCATAGCCCGTCCACAAAGTTCAACAGCCCAGAAAGAGTCACCTGTAACGACGATCATTTAGATTTTGTTCTttacatgataaaaaaaaaaaagaaaaaaaaaaaaagaaaagtgatATATTGTCCACGATCCTCCTCGGCTGCGGGTGTTGTCGTCGCTCTGTCTTCTCTGTTCTGCTGCATCTCCATGGAGCAGTCGATGTCCTCCACCACTAGTATCGACCTGTTCGTCGTCGACATCATCAGCGTCCGTAACTCCGAGTTGGAGTTCACCTCCGACAACCCCAAATCGTAGACATCGAAGTGCAAAAAGTTGGCCATCGCCGCAATCAGCGACGACTTGCCCGTCCCCGGCGGCCCGTAAAGCAAGTATCCCCGCTTCCACGCCCTCCCTATCTTCCGGTAGTACTCCTTCCGTCTCACGAACCGATCCAGATCCTCCACCACCGCCCGCTTCATCTCCTCCTCCATCGCCAGCGTTGCGAAGGTCCCCGGGTGCCGCAGAGTCGTCTCTCTCCAAGTCAGGTACTCGTTCGTGTACAGCTTACGCGTCCGCTCCTCTTCCCGCATCGCCTTCGACCGCTCCAGCACGTGAGGAAAGTACGATCTCAGGCACGCTTCCTTGTGTCGCTTGTGACAGCTCACCTCGAACGACCGCTCCTGCCGCAGCGGCGCCGCCTCCCCTTCGTACCCGTAGAACCCTTGGCGGCGGCGGGAGGAGAGGGCGGCGTTCTGCTGAAGCAGAACCAGGCGCCACG is a window encoding:
- the LOC121980272 gene encoding LOW QUALITY PROTEIN: AAA-ATPase At3g50940-like (The sequence of the model RefSeq protein was modified relative to this genomic sequence to represent the inferred CDS: substituted 2 bases at 2 genomic stop codons), which gives rise to MATTSTVFSTAVSIAASAVLVRTIANDLIPDELRDYMSTSFAAIFARFSSVITIIVDEFDGFASNKMFKAAEIYVGGLSQVASSTRRLRVGWPEDEDSDALRVTMESGEEVVDVHEGVRYTWRLVLLQQNAALSSRRRQGFYGYEGEAAPLRQERSFEVSCHKRHKEACLRSYFPHVLERSKAMREEERTRKLYTNEYLTWRETTLRHPGTFATLAMEEEMKRAVVEDLDRFVRRKEYYRKIGRAWKRGYLLYGPPGTGKSSLIAAMANFLHFDVYDLGLSEVNSNSELRTLMMSTTNRSILVVEDIDCSMEMQQNREDRATTTPAAEEDRGQYITFLFFFFFFFFIMXRTKSKXSSLQVTLSGLLNFVDGLWSSAADERIIVFTTNYKDRLDPALLRPGRMDMHIHMGYCTPCGFRILASNYQSVDDHPLFPEIEALIREVEISPAEVAGELMRSEEADVAFQGLIKLLRTKKRKEKADNASKEEEKETMPVEKNVSGFCGI